In the Clostridiisalibacter paucivorans DSM 22131 genome, GATTATATAATTCTTAACCATACTGAGCCAGACCATTCAGGAAATTTAAGACATCTTCTAAGATTGGCTCCAAATGCTAAAGTTGTAGGGTCGAAGTCTGCAATTAATTTTTTAAAGCATATAGTAGATATTGACTTTGAATCTATAATAGTTAAGGATGGAGATACACTGGATTTAGGAAATAAAACATTGAAATTTATATCAGCTCCGTTTTTACATTGGCCTGATTCAATGTATACTTATCTAGAAGAAGATAAGACATTGTTTAGTTGTGATTCATTTGGATGTCATTTTTGCGATGAAAGGATGTTTGATGATTTAGTAGATAATTTTGATGATGCGTTTAAATATTATTTTGATGTAATACTTAAACCCTTTAGCAAATATATGCTACAAGCTATAGATAAAATAGAGGGATTAGATATAGATGTTATTTGTCCAGGACATGGACCTATACTCAGAAGCAATTGGAAGAAGTATGTAGAATGGTCAAAGGAATTATCCCAACCAAATAAAATAGAGAAAAAGCATAGGGTATTTATCCCTTATGTATCGGCATATGGAAATACTGGCAAGATGGCAGAAAAAATAGCAGAGGGCATAAAAGAGTATGAAGATGTAGAGGTAGAGGTATCAGATATAGAAATGATGGATATATTTGATTTAGA is a window encoding:
- a CDS encoding FprA family A-type flavoprotein, which produces MDNKKVLDINETVKWIGILDPSLVTFDVVMETKYGTTYNSYFIDADKKAIIETSKEKYKTEYLEKVKTVVNPEEIDYIILNHTEPDHSGNLRHLLRLAPNAKVVGSKSAINFLKHIVDIDFESIIVKDGDTLDLGNKTLKFISAPFLHWPDSMYTYLEEDKTLFSCDSFGCHFCDERMFDDLVDNFDDAFKYYFDVILKPFSKYMLQAIDKIEGLDIDVICPGHGPILRSNWKKYVEWSKELSQPNKIEKKHRVFIPYVSAYGNTGKMAEKIAEGIKEYEDVEVEVSDIEMMDIFDLEEKVEKSTALIVGSPTINQNILLPIYKLFAILNPITNRGKLSAAFGSYGWSGEGVEIIENNLKNHKLKVPMKGLKVTFVPYEDTFEKCKEFGREFGKKLMEK